The following coding sequences are from one Hippopotamus amphibius kiboko isolate mHipAmp2 chromosome 9, mHipAmp2.hap2, whole genome shotgun sequence window:
- the LOC130861527 gene encoding olfactory receptor 52N2 has product MSGANSSSLTPEYFILNGVPGLEEAHIWISLPFCFMYIIAVVGNCGLIYLISHEEALHRPMYYFLALLSFTDVTLCTTTVPNMLCIFWFNLKEIDLNACLAQMFFVHMLTGMESGVLMLMALDRYVAICFPLRYATILTSPVIAKAGLATFLRGVILIFPFTFLTKRLPYCRGNCIPHTYCDHMSVAKVSCGNFKVNAIYGLMVALLIGVFDMCCIAMSYSMILQAVVSLSSTDVRHKAFSTCTSHICAIVITYVPAFFTFFTHRFGAHNIPHHTHIIVANLYLLLPPTMNPIVYGIKTKQIREGVTKFLLGDNVVFTEDT; this is encoded by the coding sequence ATGTCTGGGGCCAACAGCTCCAGCCTGACCCCAGAATACTTTATCTTGAATGGTGTGCCTGGGCTGGAAGAAGCACACATCTGGATCTCCCTGCCATTCTGCTTCATGTACATCATTGCTGTTGTGGGCAACTGTGGGCTCATCTACCTCATCAGCCATGAGGAGGCCCTGCACCGGCCTATGTACTACTTTCTGGCCCTCCTCTCCTTCACAGATGTCACACTGTGCACCACCACGGTACCCAATATGCTGTGCATATTTTGGTTCAACCTCAAGGAGATTGACCTCAATGCCTGCCTGGCTCAGATGTTTTTTGTCCACATGTTGACTGGGATGGAATCTGGGGTGCTCATGCTCATGGCCCtggaccgctatgtggccatctgcttCCCCTTACGCTATGCCACCATCCTCACCAGCCCTGTCATCGCCAAGGCTGGCCTTGCCACTTTCCTGAGAGGTGTAATACTTATCTTTCCATTCACTTTCCTCACCAAGCGCCTGCCCTATTGTCGAGGCAATTGTATTCCCCACACCTACTGTGACCATATGTCTGTGGCCAAGGTGTCCTGTGGCAATTTCAAGGTCAATGCTATCTATGGTCTGATGGTTGCTCTTCTCATTGGTGTGTTTGACATGTGCTGTATTGCAATGTCTTACTCTATGATATTGCAAGCTGTGGTGAGCCTGTCATCCACAGATGTTCGTCACAAAGCCTTCAGCACTTGTACATCACATATCTGTGCCATTGTGATCACCTATGTCCcagcttttttcacttttttcaccCACCGTTTTGGAGCACACAATATCCCTCACCACACACATATCATTGTAGCCAACCTTTATCTGCTACTGCCTCCTACAATGAACCCAATTGTTTATGGAATCAAGACCAAACAGATTCGGGAGGGTGTGACCAAATTTTTACTTGGAGACAATGTTGTCTTTACTGAAGACacataa